The Microcaecilia unicolor chromosome 3, aMicUni1.1, whole genome shotgun sequence nucleotide sequence ctgaacatgtatactctggaagaaaggagaaacaggggtgatatgatacagacgttcaaatatttgaaaagtattaatccgcaaacgaaccttttccggagatgcgaaggaggtagaactagaggacatgaaatgagattgaaggggagcagactcaagaaaaatgtcaggaagtattttttcaccgagagagtggtggatgcttggaatgccctcccgctggaggtggtggaaatgaaaacggtaacagaattcaagcacgcgtgggataaacataaaggaatcctgttcagaaggaatggatcctaaggagcttagccgagattgggtggcagagcaggtggcgggaggcggggacagtgctgggcagacttatactgtctgtaccagagccggtggtgggaggcaggactggtggttgggaggcagggatagtgctgggcagatttatacggtctgtgccagaactggtggtgggaagcggggctggtggttgggaggcggggatagtgctgggcagacttacacggtttgtgccctgaaaaggacaggtacaaatcaaggtaaggtatacacaaaaagtagcacatatgagtttatcttgttgggcagactggatggaccaagcaggtctttttctgccgtcatctactatgttactatgtaagctatCGCAGGGTGGCAGCCCTGCAAACAGTTTCACCTGTCCCAGATTAACCTGGGACCACATGGTAGCCCCCAGGCATTTCAAGATCTGTTAATACACTTTCTGACTGTATATTTCTGTAACCATGTTTGAACAGACCACAAAAGTTTCTCTAACCCAGACCTTTTTGTCTTCTTTTCAGTTGCATTCGGAAGGAGCCAGGCGGAAGGTAAACAGATATACCCTGTCAAACAGGGCTGGTCTAACCAGTAGACAAACGTGTCTGGGGGCGGGCAGAGAGAAGTGTcagtaaaaacaaaataacagatGCTGACAACCACACAAAGAACCACCAGTCCATTTTGTGGCTCAAACTAGTCTTGGTTTTTATTGAACTGGTTTAATCCTTGGGCCTTTTTGGGAAGAAGCTGTCGCAGGGTGGCAGCCCTGGAAACAGTTCCACCTGTCCCAGATTCACCTGGGACCACATGGTAGCCCCCCAGGTATCTCAAGATCTGTTAATACACTTTCTGACTGTATATTTCTGTAACCACGTTTGAACAGACCACAAAAGTTTCTCTAACCCAGACATTTTCGTCTTCTTTTCAGTTTCATTTGGAAGGAGCCACGAGAAAGGTAAACGTATGCACCCTGTCAAACAGGGCTGGTTTAACCAGTAGGCAAACGAGGCAGGCACCGAAGGTGGCAGTGTCTGGGGACGGGCAGAGAGAAGCTTcagtaaaaacaaaataatagatGCTGACACATCAGTGTTTCCTTTTACCCACAGGAAGGATGGGTCGTTTTCAAACAGTCCATTTATCTGGATAGTCGGGGGCTTCTGGAAACTGTCCTCCTCCCTCAATATTCAACCGGTGGTGGACAGAACTTATTTTGTCCGCTGCCAGCactaaaaccagaaattcaattctGGGCACTGTCCTGGCTTCTGCATGGTTGGTTACGTTAATATGGGTCAGTGGATAATGATAGGAAATCTTATTTATCTGCTAAATATGGCTGGTTACatctaaatggagtggaggagtagcctagtgggactttgatcctggggacctgggttcaattcccactgcagctccttgtgactctgggtgaagtcacttaaccctctgttgccccaggtacaaataagtacttgtatataatatgtaaaggtggtatatcaagtcccagtcccatttctctttccctatttgagattctagatggaatgttactagtggaggagtagcctagtggttagtgcagcagactttgatcctggggaactgggtttgattcccactgcagctccttttgactgtgggcaagccacttaaccctccactgtttttaatgtagttgcaaaaaccacagaaaggcgttatatcaagtcccattcccaggGCGCAACTGGACTCTGCCCCCAAATCGTCCCAATAAAGCTGGGTTGTAGtttggcactaaccggttaattgccactaaaaatgaccagacagcCGTGAACAAGCAAGTTAACTGGTCGGCGGCCATTCTCGGCCAGTGCATGTACAAAACAAAGTTGAATTTTTTAAATGCGTGATGGCCATCTCTGTACTTTTGCAGGATCGTTCTGGGATGAGATTGTTGAGTTTTAATTATGAACATCTTAGGGGAGGAGGCTATGAGAATTAAAGATAATTGtcgggaggtgggaggggggggggggggtggggaaagagCAGGCCGAAAGTTGGCCTAGGCAGGGCTGGACTTAAGAGTTTTGGCAACCATAGACATGATCAGACAGCAGATTCCAGAGAGTGAGGGGGACAGTGGTGTCAGAGATCCCCAAAATATTGGAGAGTCTCTCCCTACTTCAATTTTCAAacagttgagtggaggagtagcctagtggttgttagtgcagtggactttgatcctggggaactgggttcaattcccactgcagctgcttgtgaccttgggcaagtcacctaaccctccattgcccaggtaccaaaacttagattgtgagtcctctaggggcagagaaaatacctgcatataatgtgtacagcgctgcgtacatctagtagcactatagaaatgatcagtagagTAAATGATTTTTGGAAACTGACACACACAAAAGAAAGTTTAATAATTAAATGTATGATGTCTTGGAAAGGGCCAGATTAGGGTCCTCAAATTTTAATTGAGGGAGGGCCTAGGGCACTCAGTGCTGTTGCACCGGCCCTGATCCCAGCAGGCAGGTATTAACAGATCACTATTATGGCATGAACATTGCCCACAGCTTGAACGTTTACCCTTCATAACCCTGGAGATACTTAGTAGTTTGGCTGCTGAGGGGAGCTGCTGGcgccccctacctgtaacactgaTAAATTCACTTCCTGAGATAAGAAAGTAACCTCCGATTTCTCTATCTCCTCTCTACAGCTATGGTGAGAGTGAGACTGAGCGATGGGCCTCATCGGTGTGCTGGGAGAGTCGAGGTGTACCATGACGGCCAGTGGGACTTTGTGTGTGATGACAACTGGGACATTAATGATGTGGCCGTAGTGTGTAAAGAGCTGGGCTGTGGGGAGGTCCTGGCAGCACTGGGCCTCTCACTGTACGGAAATGGAAATGGTACGGTCTGGCTGGATGATGTGATGTGCAACGGCACAGAGGTGTCCTTGATGGACTGTCAAGCTCAGCCCTGGGGAGCTCACAATTGTCACCCTTGGGAACTCGCTGGTGCTGTCTGCTCAGGTATGTTAAACTCCGAGATGGTTCCATCATTGGTGGCCCCATTGGCCGTAAAGAGGACCTGGTCTCGCCTTCTATTTCCTAGAAGGGAATCCTGACTGGACGTACAGAAACGAGGTCTGGTGACATGCCGTTACTGCCACTGCAAAGGGGAAATAAATCACAGGGTGGTAGCACCTGGAATCCCACCCTCCAAAAGGAGCAGAAAGAAGTGGGGAAGAGACGTTTAGAAATACGCTGCCACTTACATTGATTGGAGAAAATAAAGTAGAGTAGAGAGATTTAAGAAGGTGACTCCATTGAAGACTATAGGGGTGAATGATGTGGGGACGAGATATTTAAGAGGGTGATGCCATTAGATCAGAGAACAATTTCCTCAGCTTCAGAAAGAAGCTAAAAACTCATATGTTCCCCAAACCTAATGCTTAAACCACTACCATTGCTGTGTGCCTCACAACCTTACAATCACAGTCCCCACTTCCCCAGCCATGTCATTTGTTCCCCTTTTCTGGCAGTACTCAGTTACATCTCTCTGTTAACTATAGCCTAAAACATGTAAACTGAACTGAACCCTGTttaggggatattagtggtatataagatCTCACTTGAATTGAATTGAGTTGAATTAAAGTCTATGGGGGTGAATGATGtggggaaaaaatatttaaaagggtGACTCCCATTGAAATATATGGTGGAGTATGTTTTAAGAAAGAGAGGTTCAGAGCTTTCTTCTATCTTTTGAATGGTAACAGCAGTCTCATGCATTTAATTACACACAGATGCTCTGGTGAAGGCTGAAGTTTCTGTGACCCCTTCTCATTTCATCTTCTACACGGGGGAATCTCTAACATTGACGTGCATCCTTCCAGCACTCTATGTCCATGTGCAGGTTCACTTCCTGAAAGACCAAAAACCCATGCCCAATGGGATACTGGACGTCGGGCTTGAATATAACACTTCATCTCTTTCTGTGACTGACCTTCATCTCTCCAACCAAGGCAACTACAGCTGTTTTTATACCACCAATGCAAAAGGACAGCTGCTGACAGCTCCAAGAAGCGACCCTTTCCAGATAAAAATTGGTAGGTTCTGCAACATGCGTCAACAGCATGGAAGGGTCATAATTCATTTAATAAATTGGGAATTTCAGTGCGTTGGCCTTATCGCTTGACCTCTTTCATCCTTTCACCATCCGGTTTGATTTGGCCAAGAATTTTGCTTGTTTTATCTCCTGTAATTTGGTATGGACAAGCTCTTTTGGAATAGAAATGATCTTTTTTTGTGTGCAGTGGGATTGTGTGCTCATTGAATATGCTGATAaatactgagggccccttttactaagccgtgtaagtgtctacacgcacccaacacgCACCGAAAtcgacttaccgcccgactactgtgtggctcttgcggtaatttcatttttggcacgcatctgaaaaatcatttttattttctagcacacgTAGCAGACGTTCGCCAAGTGGaatctgacgcacgtaggtccttaaacccaaattctttaccgctaggtctatggctggcggtaaggtcagagacccaaaatggatgcacggcaaatTTGATTtttctgcacatccattttcgggggaaaaaaagaggccttttttacaggcgctttgaaaaatggattggcatgcgcccaaaacccgcgcctacactaccgcaagccagatttcagcgcgcctttgtaaaaggaccccttagttacaaAAAGAAATAGATGCGTAACTAATAATGTTGGTACCCCCTTGTATCCATTGGTAGTATCCTACTCATTTTTGAACAAATGTTGCTCAAAATGTCACGTTAGCAAAATGGTGATTCCTTGAGTGTGATACCCCGCTAAGCTGAGggcatacaaaaaaaacaaatgaaatttgTAATATTATAGTATATATCATTGGatagatacatagtaacatagtaacatagtagatgacggcagaaaaaaacctgcacggtccatctagtctgcccaacaagataaactcatatgtgctagttttttgtgtataccttaccttaatttctacctgtctttttcagggcacagaccgtataagtccgcccagtactatccccgcctcccaaccaccagccccgcctcctaccaccggctctggcacagaccgtataagtctacccagcactatccccgcctcccaaccaccagccctggcacagaccgtataagtctgcccagcactagccccgcctcccaaccttctctgccacccattcaaggctaagctcctgaggatcccttccttctgaacaggattcctttatgtttatcccacgcatgtttgaattccgttaccgttttcctctccaccacctcccgcgggagggcattccaagcatccaccaccctctccgtgaaaaaatacttcctgacatttttcttaagtctgccccccttcaatctcatttcatgccctctcgttctaccgcattcccatctccggaaaaggttcgtttgcggattaatacctttcaaatagttgaacatctgtatcatatcacccctgtttctcctttcctccagggtataggagaaacaggggtgatatgatacagacgttcaactatttgaaaggtattaattcgcaaatgaaccttttccggagatgggaaggcggtagaacgagagggcatgaaatgagattgaaggggggcagacttaagaaaaatgtcaggaagtattttttcacggagaaggtggtggatgcttggaatgccctcccgcgggaggtggtggagaggaaaacggtaacggaattcaaacatgcatgggataaacataaaggaatcctgttcagaaggaagggattctcaggagcttagccttgaatgggtggcagagacggttgggaggcggggctagtgctgggcagacttatacggtctgtgccagggctggtggttgggaggcggggatagtgctgggtagacttataaggtctgtgccagagccggtggtgggaggcggggctggtggttgggaggcggggatagtactcaAGAAAGTACCTGAGAAGATAAAAGGAAAGATAGGTGGCTAGATGGTGGGTGTAAGGAGAAATTTATAATTTCAGTGCAAAATATTGCtatttataattttattgtaAAAGAAGATGGAATATAGGCAACAATATAGTAAATGTTCACAACAACACTTGAAGCACTAATACTCGGAGCAGTAATTGTCAGCATATGGCAAACATCACGTTAACCAAAGGCTTCGGGTTCATATCGTCAATCGAAACCCAACAGTGATAACACGTCAGCGAAAGACAACATTCAGATAAGTAACAT carries:
- the LOC115466483 gene encoding deleted in malignant brain tumors 1 protein-like isoform X1, coding for MEVASLLKVTLRLLQRRSCHMFDACSVMEALDLLFLLLAFGRSQAEVSFGRSHEKAMVRVRLSDGPHRCAGRVEVYHDGQWDFVCDDNWDINDVAVVCKELGCGEVLAALGLSLYGNGNGTVWLDDVMCNGTEVSLMDCQAQPWGAHNCHPWELAGAVCSDALVKAEVSVTPSHFIFYTGESLTLTCILPALYVHVQVHFLKDQKPMPNGILDVGLEYNTSSLSVTDLHLSNQGNYSCFYTTNAKGQLLTAPRSDPFQIKIGRFCNMRQQHGRVIIHLINWEFQCVGLIA
- the LOC115466483 gene encoding lysyl oxidase homolog 4-like isoform X2; translation: MEVASLLKVTLRLLQRRSCHMFDACSVMEALDLLFLLLAFGRSQAEVSFGRSHEKAMVRVRLSDGPHRCAGRVEVYHDGQWDFVCDDNWDINDVAVVCKELGCGEVLAALGLSLYGNGNGTVWLDDVMCNGTEVSLMDCQAQPWGAHNCHPWELAGAVCSDALVKAEVSVTPSHFIFYTGESLTLTCILPALYVHVQVHFLKDQKPMPNGILDVGLEYNTSSLSVTDLHLSNQGNYSCFYTTNAKGQLLTAPRSDPFQIKIGESVFWDLQI